The following are encoded together in the Cynocephalus volans isolate mCynVol1 chromosome 4, mCynVol1.pri, whole genome shotgun sequence genome:
- the LOC134375465 gene encoding small ribosomal subunit protein eS24-like gives MNDTVTIRTRKFMTNRLLQRKQMVIDVLHPGKATVPKTEIREKLAKMYKTTPDVIFVFGFRTHFGGGKTTGFGMIYDSLDYAKKNEPKHRLARHGLYEKKKTSRKQ, from the coding sequence ATGAATGACACAGTAACTATCCGGACCAGGAAGTTCATGACCAACAGACTACTTCAGAGGAAACAAATGGTCATTGATGTTCTTCACCCTGGGAAGGCAACAGTACCTAAGACAGAAATTCGGGAAAAACTAGCCAAAATGTACAAGACCACACCAGATGTCATCTTTGTGTTTGGATTCAGAACACATTTTGGTGGTGGCAAGACAACTGGCTTTGGCATGATTTACGATTCCTTGGattatgcaaagaaaaatgaacctAAACACAGACTCGCAAGACATGGCTTGTATGAGAAGAAAAAGACCTCAAGAAAACAGTGA